Part of the Candidatus Coatesbacteria bacterium genome is shown below.
CTGGTGATCGTCGGCTTCACCATCCTGCCCGAGTTCGGCATCCCGGTGGCCGTGGTGGCCCTGTTCGGCGCCAGCGCGCTGATGCTGCTCAACCCCGGTAAAGTCAAGGAGCAACTCGGGCATATCGAATGGCCGCTGATCTTCTTCTTCATCGGTCTGTTCGTCATCACCGGCGCCCTGCAGGAGGTCGGCGTCATCGCCTGGCTGGGACGCCAACTGGCCGGGATCACCACCGACCCCCTGCTGTTCACCATGATCGTCCTCTGGGCCAGTACCATCGGCGTGGCCCTGTTCTCGGCGGTGCCCTACGTGGCGGTGATGATCCCCATCGTCTCCCACGCCGTGGGGCTGATGGGCCTGGGGCCGGCGGCGGCTGAGCCCATCTGGTGGTCCCTGGCCATCTCCGTGGCGATCGCCGGTAACGCCACCATCGTCGGCTCGGCGGCCACCATGGCCGCGGTCAGTATCTCCGAACGCACCAACGAGCCGATCACCTTCCGCACCTACCTGCGCTACGGTTTACCGACGATGCTCCTCGTCCAGCTCTGCTCGACGGCCTATCTCTGGCTGCGCTACTTCGTCCCGGGCTAGGCCCCGTGTCCGAAAAGGAGTCAATAACCATGCCCGCCCGACCGGTCAGCGAGTTCATGACCACCGAGGTAATCACCTGCTACCGCAGCGATAAACTGCGCCAGGTGGCGGCGATCTTCGCCTTGCGGCCCGTCTCCGGCATCCCCGTGGTCAACGCCAAGGGGCTGCTGCGCGGCATTATCACCAAGATGGAGCTGCTGGGCTACTTCCTGCCCGAATACCTCGACCTGTTCCGCGATATCGACTTCATCCAGGACTTCTCCACCCTGCAGAGCTGCAACCTCGACGTGCTGGAATCCAACCTGCTGCTGGTCGAGGACGTGATGGATTACGAACCGGTGACCATCCCGCCCGACACCTCGGTGATCAAGGCCGCCGCCCTGATGCACAAAAAACAGCTCGAGCCCCTCTGCGTGGTCGACGAGGAAGGCAAACTCCTCGGCGTGATCTCGACCACCGACGTCTGCCGGGCCTTCTTCGGCCAGTTCTCCTCCGAGGCCAAGCTCTAACCCCATGTTCGACTTCCCGACCATCCTCACCCTGGCCGTGCTGGGCTTCGTCTACTTCGCCGTGGTCTCCGAGCGGATACCCCGGATGAAGGCCGCCTTCCTCGGCGCCATGCTGCTGATCGCCGCCCGGGTGGTGACCCTCGAGGCCGCCTGGACCGAGTACATCGATTTCGAGACCATCGGCCTGCTCGTCGGGATGATGATCATCGCCGGGATCATCGGCGACACCGGCGTCTTCGGCTACGTAGCCCTCAAGGCCGTCAAGCTGACCCGGGGCAACTACGCCCTGCTGACCGTCGCCCTGGCGGTGATCACCGCCGTGTTCAGCGCCTTCCTC
Proteins encoded:
- a CDS encoding CBS domain-containing protein codes for the protein MPARPVSEFMTTEVITCYRSDKLRQVAAIFALRPVSGIPVVNAKGLLRGIITKMELLGYFLPEYLDLFRDIDFIQDFSTLQSCNLDVLESNLLLVEDVMDYEPVTIPPDTSVIKAAALMHKKQLEPLCVVDEEGKLLGVISTTDVCRAFFGQFSSEAKL